The sequence below is a genomic window from Chaetodon auriga isolate fChaAug3 chromosome 8, fChaAug3.hap1, whole genome shotgun sequence.
TATGCCCTATACAGAGAGGACCAAAAGAGACAATTCTGCATTTACTTTTAGCGTCTTCTAACATTGATCCAGTGACTTAAAATGACCGACCAGGATGACTAAATGCCATCATTTCCAATCAGTATCTAATATCTTTATCTACTTATTTCTTTCCTTTACCTTGGTGAGGATAACAGAGTAGAGAAAAAGCAAGACTCCACAGCTCCCCCTCCAGGTGTGGTAGAGAGACAGCACCTCCTCTCTGAGACCAGACACTGACATTACAGTCCGCTTACTGCAGGAAGGGCAACAAACATTAAGCTGATTAATGAAACACTCAAAACACCAAAGAATTGTTGGGTTTTAGGATTGACGAGATTGATGTATTAGTCGCATCTGTCGTGCCAAGTTGGTAAAGATAACTTTCACAATAAGGCAGAAATCAATAAACTGCATTAGAGAAAAATCTGTGCTTGTCTGTTTGGCGCAGTTACCCTTTTGCTGCACCTTGCAAAGCTTGCGAGTGGATttgtcttagtttagcatgcaATTCTTCACTGTGAGTCAGCACGGCTTTTTGCTGACGGCGGTTTTAGCTGCCACTATGCTGTGTGATGAAATTTCATTATTCATCTGGCAAGCCTTGCATTCGTttagtttgtgcatgtgtgacagacagtatgtgtgtaagaAAGGTAGTGAGaggtagatttttttttattaggcAATCAGTGAAAGTGCTGAGTCGTTGACTTGTGAGTGGAGTGAAATAGCTAATTCAATGTGAAAGTCAATTCCTGCAGACTAGATGAATGAAATACCATCCCTTCGCTGATACTAGCAgtccatttacacctggtattaaaacGGGATCTGTATCCAGTTATCTGGATAATAAACGATCAGATCTTGCCCTTGCGTTGCACCTGGTATTTTCATGCATTCTCGATATCCTCACTGAAAAATCTGATCTGTCCTTCCAGATCAAAGCCTGCATGTGAGAAATCTGACATGGCAGGAAATTAGTCCCAGACTCCACTAAAAAAATCGGAGTTTTGTGAGATGTTAAATTAGGAGAAAATGTATCaactttgtgaaacactgtCTACAACtaattcttaattatttgtccCCTCTTTTAAATTCAGCAATATAAAACAGtctgaataaaaaaatatcatGTCAGTTTGTCCTGGCAGCACTGATGGGAAAGCTACTCTGACTAGATAAATCACATGGCACGTTAGCAGCAGATCAGATGCACAAATGACTGCAACtcacacagttgcacacacacttttttcctgctctgtatAATTCATTTCCCACCTGTACAGATTTCAATTTTCAAACAGTTGTGCTGAATAGTACATCTCTCGGCACTTACATGGCAAGAACAGATGTATAATCAGTAATCAGAGGCGTGTATTTGTATCAATGCCCTGTTGTGGATAGTTGCCATCATGTTGTGGACTACTTTTACACCTACCTAAGTCCAAACACAATGCCAGCCACACTACCTCCAGATCTGATCACATTCCAATCACGATGCATTTACATCTTGCATTAACAGGCATTTTACCTTATCTGGATTGTGTGTCTGGATATAGATCATATTTTAATACCAAGTTTAAAAGGGGTCTATCATCTGATAAATATGTACTTCTCTATCTATTCACTACTGCATATTGGCTACTGTAAAGCAAGAATTTGTGAGATCTCTGAAGAAACTTGCAGTGCTATTAATATGAAGATTACCTGCATTGAGACAACAGGAGACAGTCATGAGCATATGGTGCAAGGAGTTAGGTGCGATGAGAATATTAAGTGTCACTTACTGGAGAACACTGTGAAATCGCTCAAAGCCAAGATCCTCAGCAGCCAAAGCAGCTAggcacaagaaaacacacagacactgtagtATCGGAGCATGACACAGGGAAACTCCACACGTTCAAACAGTTAGCCATTAAAAGTTACTATTTATGCGATTAACAGTAAAGACTGGGCTTGGGTGAACAAGTGAGCATTCATATGTTTGTGCACCGTCATACTGAATGTGCTTCTCAAGTGGGAATCTCACAGATGCAGGACTCACTGGGTTGTTGTTCCTGTTGCGGCTGGCTGCTCTCTGGCTCTGGCATGTCCTGTGTTTGCgactgtgactgtgtctgtgtgtttgtatgtgtgctaGTATGTGGGCTCTGTCCCTTGGCCCAGGTCACCAGGCAGAACCCTGTGGAGGGGCTGGAGCAGGCGGACTCCAAGATTTCACTCAGAGTGGAACACAGTGCTgctttctgttcctcctctaACAGACACGAGCATAAAACATGCATGACTTTAGAAGACATTTAACTATATAAAACAAGAGCAAAAACTATTTTTTGTGTACAATCTACCTGACATCTGTCTCCAGCTGGAACTTTCTCTGCTGAAGAGAATGTTCTTTAGGAGGAAAGCctgcaaagaaacacaaactcagTGCCAAATTTTCAAGAAAATATTCTATGTGCTACACTTGCTATGTATTGCTTGTCCACAATCCACCTTCACAAACTTTGATTTTTATATAAATTTTTAATATATGATCAACCATTATGAAGCATTGCAAACAACGCATATATTTATAAGACTCACAGACAAGCTAATTATAGATGCTCTAAGACAGCACATCCCAAGCTGTGTGTAAAACTGCCTCACTGTAAAATTCCAGAGTCAACTTGTAAAAGGTGTACATTCTGAAAGAGTGCAATGCTGCAGACTAAATTTCCTATTCTTCACCATACAATTTTAAGTATTTCCACCCCCTGAGAATGCAGGAAGTCTGTCAGGACTCAGAACTTAGGTAATATGCTGGACACTGAGACTGGGCCCTTAGAGTACTAAGAGGCTGAACTAGACCATACCTGGACAGGTGCGATGACAGCACACGGTCCTCCTTCAAACTGCTCCAGTGCCGTGTGCTCATTCTCACTAAAAACAAATCCTGCGATGAAGAGAAAATCTTGAGTCAACCAAGCAGACCACAGGGCAAATTCAGGCTAAACTCCAGAGCAGGAATGATTATGTGCAGTGTTCACAGCACTACATGCACAGCAGCAGGGTATTTAACTGCTTATCTGACCTTCAGTTAAAGACCAAACAATGGAAATGACCTGTTGTTCTGATTTTGACAGAATTAAAACCTGGGCACACTTTGCTCTCCACTGCTGTTTTTGAGAAAAATATTAAGGCTTTCCTGTTCTGTAAAACCACTTTCATTCATATCACCATACTGAGACACAGCACTGTTACCTTGGGTCCATCTTCGGAATATGGAGGCAGACACTCCATTGGAGGGTCTCCCCCAAACCAAATCCACCACGTCTTTATTTAACTCCGACATGCCAGCTTTTACTGATGCTCAATCTACAGGCACTCCTTCTTCAGTCCGACAGCCACGAGGGGACAGGACAGCTCTGTCGAGTCCAACTTGCCTGCTCTTTTCGAGGTTGACAGTCCACTTCTCTCGGCAGGTCGAGCCTGTGGCATTGGCCACAAGCTTCCCGAGTAGCACGATACAGTTTGACTCTAGAGGGTGACAGCAAACTGGCGGTTGGGACTGACATCAACGTAGCCACAACAGCCTGCAACGTAATGGGATAGAAACATATGCTAACGTGACTTTATATAAGGCAGCATGATTCTTCGCACAGATAACTTAAATGCACGTAAAAGCGACGATGGCGCGATATAGCTAGTTCATACTTCGGTGTAATGCTATACACTCGCTGGTTTTACTAACAAGTGAGCAAGCTAACCATTAACGTCAGATAGTTACAACGGATGATTACTAATAAAAGTACTGACACGAGAATAACGGTTAGCTATTGCTGTGGCAGTGCTGTTATCTTGTTACAGTGTTGTCAAATAACTGCCAACGGTGGGTTAAAAGAGCTGAATTGGCTTGGTAATGTcagcagttagcattagctttacTACTAGCAGCTAATCTTTCATTGCTTTGTCATTCAATTACTTCTCAGGCTACAGCGATGTCTGTAGTTGTATGAATTCATGCTGTTTGTCATTAGTTAGACAACATTAAAGCTTAATTACCTTAACAGACAGTCGAGTAATTTGATCCCGTATTGATTAGATATTTTTTGTAGCAATTCCACTATCTACAGCGTCTCTGTCATTCGTTTATTTACAAGAGaattgtaaaaagaaaaaaaaaactagcgTACATTTGACGTGACTGCCCATTGGTTAACACTCAGACAGTTCCAGATACGTCTAGGGGTACAGTTTAAACGCGTTATGGCAATGGTCTATAGGCATGTCAATCAATATGAGCACCCGCCCACAGACAGAACCGTTTAATTCAGTTAAGGCCCGCCTAAAGGAATCAGCGCCCTGCAAAATGGAAATTTCACTTAGGGACGTTTAAGGTTACCTCATTGTTGAGGCATGTGTTTAAAACGTAATGGTTAAAACGATGGgagttctgttttctgtttttcagtatAAGAAGAGGTTATTTCACGATCGATAATGTAATGTCCACTATCTCTTTCCGTAGCAGCCACCCAGTCACTGCTTTGCGCACGCGCAGTGCATTCTTCTGGCTCGCGTACACTTGCTTACCACGCGAGTGAGAGTCACACTTTGGGAAAAGTCTGTTTTAAAGACTGAAATTGTGGGTATAAGAGGTATTTTCAGCACTATGGGAGGACAGGCAAagggcaaaaagaaaaacaaaccgaAGAGGAAAGACAACCGCCCAAACAAGGGTAAGTTTCTTCAGTGGGTCAACATTTTGCTAgttatttacagtatgtaacGTTAAGATCAACCTCACAGACAGTAGTTACTGTTAGTCGAAATTTACCTGTTAGGCTTTGACTTCAAGTCTTGACCTAATGAGACCGAACTAACGTTGACTCTCCTTTTATCTAATCACTTAAGATGCAGGATTTGTTGGATTGACCCCCCAGGAAAGGATGAAAGTAAGAATGCATGAAAAAGCCAAGAAGAAGTCAGCTGAAAAGTACTCGGTGCAACAGCTTTTAGAAAAGGTGACATTGACAAGATATCCACAACACAGACATGGCTCAGACCTGTCATGcctttgaaatgtgtgttttaattctGACCATCTACTGCATGTTTTTATATACCTCGTGACCATCTGTTGTACAGACAGAGGAATACATGGACACTTTTGACTTTGAGATGGCTGGCCTTTTCTGCCAACGAGCCCTGGATGTGGATTCCAACAACCTGCAAGCTCTAGATATGCTGGGGAACATCTGCTCTGAACTCggagacacacagaaagctaAGGAAATATCCTTTATGAAGGTTTCTTTTATATCATTCATAATCATATCATTGAAACACTGTCATGTTTGAGTACAGCGAGGGTTGTAGCCTCCTTGACCAGGTCTCTCCAAGTTTTTCTGCGTGCAGTGGAGCTGAGCCCAGATGTAGGCCACAGTAAATACATGTACCTGGGACAAATCCATACAGGCCAAGAGGCTGTAGACTACTACACTCGAGGAATACAagtcctgctgtctgcactgGACAAACAAGCACAGTCCACAGTGAGTGCAACCCAATACACAATTACTttccatttatgatttattttcttcaccCAGGGAGAAATGCCATTGTGCCCAAAGTTTAATGCAAATGTAATGGTCTGTCTCTTCACAAGAGGGTGCTATTGGACAATgtattatctatctatctatctttctgtctgtctgtccgtccgtctgttgCAGACATACATGTCTTCCCTTGACAGAGATCTTTAGTCCAGTGTCAGTTTAACTGAACAACACTAAATTAATGACATAGTGGATGTACCCACTCAACAAATAGTTATTATTCTGTGATGTCAACCATGTGTCATTCATAACTACATTAATTCATGCAAATTTTGCTGTCACATATAGTGTAATATAATACAACACTTCTTGAAAAAGGTAGGAAACACAAAAGCTTCATGTGTGCGTTACAGCACTGGACTGCCACATTGAATGCACCAGTTGTTTAACCTACATTATGGCTTGTTTATTATTAGTGTCAATTTAAATAACTGCAATTATAGGAAAAAGCATAGGATATTCTGTGTGATTTAAATCTCCAAAGACCATTTTCACAGTGGACATTTTGGCTTGTCGTAGTTGGAAAAGCTCAGGTGTCACTAATTACATTAACGATGGCTGCGTtctgttcaagtgtcccagtaaacCATGACAGTGtggcagtgagccagcatgcacaataccagctaaatggaattcagccatcattaatttcattatttacacctgtgcttttccaacTGCACTACATCAACATGTCCTCTGAGTTTCTCTGGGAACATAGGGAATGttactgtatgttcatgtgttcacgaCCTTATTAAAACTTATAATTGATAGAGCGTTTCAAGACATCTGCCCTCTGCTTTTTTAGCAGGCTCAGGCCAGAGCTGCTGCCCCACCAGATGAGAACCCTGAGCTTCCCACAGCGAAGGATGTTTGTATAGCCTACTGCTCCATTGCAGAGATTTACCTGTCAGACCTCTGGTACTGTAGCATAAGGAGTTGCTGTACACTCTTGACACTTATAACCCCAATTCATGTTATTGCTTTGGTAATGAGttgagatttgtgtgtgtgtgtgtgtgtgtgtgtgtgtgtgtgtgtgtgcacatgtagcATGGAAGAGGGAGCTGGAGACAAGTGCAGAGAGTTCATTGAGAGAGCGTTACAGTATCACTATGACAACCCTGAGGCTCTACAGCTCATGGCCAGTTACCTGttcagcacagagagaaaccaGGTCagtcctcagacacacacacacacacacacacacacacacacacacacacacacacacacacacacacaccaaggaTGAGTTATCACCACATTAAAGCGGGAATCTGCTGAGTTAATTATTCTGAGCAAATTGAATCGTATGCCATTAATCAGCAGATGGACACATacattaacatgcacacacacaggcaggtcATGGCGATAGGAATGTTAATTACTGGGCAGATCATCGAGGTTGTATCGTCAtctgatagagagagagagatgagtaaCCTATTGGACTTGGAAAAAAGTGACACAAACTTTGCTGTACGAAGCATCTGACAATAAGTTTGCAAAAATGtctttatattttttgttttttactaattttccatattttaaagattttaaagtATTGCTGCCAGCAATGGATTATCACCGACACCTGAGCCAATAAATGTAAAACTATCTTTAAAAATTATTCTTCATGCTCTTCTGTCACcaaactgaggaaaaacaaagaaactctGCAGAGCTAAAGTGTACTTGTAATACCACCTGTAAGCTGTAGGGGTCAGACTGACTCCAGTCACGTTTCATATCACCCAGCAACAACCTATTTTGGAATATTCTGGTGATATTTCTGAAACAGATTAGAAAATTAACTGTAACTTAATCCAGAGGTCATTGATACGCCACGCTGCATCCAGGATCCAGCCCGGAAAAGTTAAACTCATGATTTAAACTCATCAAATTCTGTCCTTTTTTAGctgatttgtgtctttgtccttgtGTTCATTTGCATATGTAGTTGCACAATCCTACATGTATCTGTGAATTTACACAtatatgctgctgctgctgtcttcaggAAGGCAGAGAATACCTGTTGAAGAGTGTTGGATTGTGGCTACCTGCCCAGAAACAGAGTGCAGCTTCTTCCAGCACAGAGCAAGAGATGCAGGTGAGTTGGAGCTGTGCTTGGTATTTCTCTGACAGCAGCCAGCCTTCACAAGATCCCagtttatttataaagcactttcAACTAACAGGATTGTCACAGTATGCTTTGCAGTGAGTACAAATATAAGGACACCAGTAGAGATAAAAAGTAAGAGATAATGAAACGAGggataataaaaaataaaagatggagCAAATACTTCTCAAAcctgtgtgctttttgtgtgtgtgtgttgtgtggtgtGCCGGTGCGTGTGTGTAGAGAAAGAATGGATGTGTAAGCATAAGGCAACACCAAGAAAGTGTATAAAGGATAAGTAAGCCAATTACTACAGGGAATTTTACAAAGAGAAGGGAATGGCTGAAATGTCAACGTTAGGATGGGTTTGAAATGACACCTGATAAACGGTACCCGAGTTTGCATTCAAATACGGAGAAAACGTGATATCAGAGTGGTTGGGGTGATGATTTGAGACAAAAATCCCAGTGGCACCACTGTTATGAGGCTTATCTTCAGGAGCAGGTTGATCTCAACTCAGCCTGCAGACACTTCCACTGTGATTAACAGCCACATAGTTACAGAATGTTTTGTACCTTGAAATTGGATCGTGCTGTTGTCAGACAAAGGAAGAACTATGTTTGTGGATGCTTGTGTAAACACTCACTGTAGAGGTGGCGGTGCTGTCCTTTTTCCCCAGAACGACATCCCACCGTACGAGTCCCGCATCACCACAGCCAAACTGCTCATCGAGTCCGAAGAATACGAGGTAAAATGTTGCGTGTTGTGCTCGCACACTCTGCTGGTCTGTGGATGTTTCGTGGTGGGAGGGTGGCCTGgcatttgtatgtgtgcgcgcagtgcaattgtgtgtttttctttctagtGAATAGCACTGAAGGCGGGAAGGCCATGGCTGGTCTTTATCCCCTCCAGAGTTCTGTGTCAATAATTGAAGAGTGGTATTTACAGAGAGGGACGGGggtaaagggggggggggggcgtgggAGGAGGGCtgtgaagaaggaaaaaaaaataaaggaaggAAGGTCTAGTCTGATGAATTGCTGCCATATCTGTGATAGAGCGCACTTCTAAATCACTCATCAATTTCCAGTATTAATGGCCTTGATTTTACTGGCTCACTGCCTTCAGTTCAGTGCTAAAACCTCTAACAGTCATTAAGGCTTGAAGTCATTTTCTGTGATTACTGCCACACCAACAGCGGTTCAGCTATTTTCTGTTGTGATTCAGCGATTAATTTGTAGTCACTCTTGTTGAGTGGTTTATGGTTatcactgacaggaaatgagaacaGTGTCCTTTTCCCCCCCCTCACTCccaatagtgtgtgtgtgtgtcagggggtgcaggaggcggggggggggggggggggggggggggggcgggctGTCAGGTGTATCAGTAAAATGACAGCGTCTCGGTCCACAGTTTCTGACATGTCGTTTGTCTTCATCCTCCTGTTGGTGCCATCaagcctgaaacacaaactgcacacgTTTTGTGTGCTTTGTAACGTGAATATTTTGCCGAATGCACATGGATGCATGTACACATCCGTGCACGAGTTTGGTCGTAATTGCTTTCAGCCTTCAGCTATGCGGAGGTTTCGGAAATTGAGCTTAAGGGTAGAAGAAGAGTAGAAGCAAGCtattttctgtccatctctcccAGACTGGGACTTACCTGGATTTGATAGGAacatcctctcttctctttccttcctctgctcctctgtcaaacacacacacacacacagtcacttactcactcactcatttttGTGCTCACTATCTCTCCCTGTGGACTATAAATCTATTCACAACTCTAAACTCTGTGAAGTTGTGTGCTCTCTGAGTCTAGAGTCATCAGTTTGAAGGCTACTTCTTTAGCAGGGTGCCAGAATGTGACCACTTATCTGTATTTTCTCCCTATTGAATGTTTGGTTTCGTCCAAACGGAGCCAAGgctttgaaaatgtcattaatATTTTTGCCAAAGAAGCatattgaattgaaaaaaagaTGCGTGTCTTTCACTATACGGCTATTTCTGGAAAGAAATATTAGTTCTAAATGATAAAAGCGGTAGAACAGCCACGATGTTCTTTGCCAAAAAGcacttgtctgtctctgttggaGATTAAGCTCTTTGTCTGATTAATGCAGTTTGGCATTGTACATTCAATCTATTATGTGGTTTGCCTTTGAATTGGAGAAAATAAGgcatttgacaaaataaaaatgtcatacTGTGATGACAAAATTATTTAGGCGTATCATATTATCTGACTGGttattggggaaaaaaaaaatcaatgtagtGCATCGTGGCGACAGatgaaatcacaaaaaaatgcccccccccccccccccccccgccccccccaaaGGCTGTTCATGGTGGATAGACAGCATCTCATCATTTAAGATCACTTCACAAGGTGACAGTCTAAACAAGAACATCACACATTAAACATATGACCTTTGCTATCTGAAATGGCACCTCTGCCCTTGCTTAGGGTTTATTTCATTAAAGCCAATTAACATCTTATGACGTTAATAGAGGTGGTCACCAATTCAGCGCCAGTGGGCAGCCTCTGCAATAGCCATGAGATACCAGAAGTAGGAAGGTGGGCCGTGACTCTCGAAACCGTTTTGGAGAAAATCTTTTTAAAAGGAGAGCTTTCCTTTCAATTTTTAAGCTGAGTGCACATGAAAAGCTCGACATGAACTAAGAAAGTGGCTATTTTATGATACTTGACTTGGGGTCAAGAGCCTtgaaacaatgacatcatcagatgaTAAAAGTGTTGCACTATGTAATTGTTTTATGCTCTTTGTAAATGAATtagcactggaaaaaaaaacaaaaaaaacaaaacctgtgcTAATTGATTCTTGAACACGTCAGTTTCACGACTGCCGCTCTTCGCCTCAGTCTTGTGTTTCAGCAAGACACAGATCCGTGACACTTAATTTAAGTCACTTTtcagggtcttttttttttccctctctcgaTTGTTTTTGAGGAGAAACACTTGAATGCAtgccaaatgtgtttgtgatttcTGTCACTGTAATGGAAATTGAGTAGAAGCGCATGAGAGGTTCTTGGAAGCAGCACAAGCGAGCCAGCTGTGGAGGTGTCATCGTCCAGCAGcttgatgttttgtttgaggATTTCTGAGCCTGTttctgtggtgctgaaacaaCTTGTTAATTGATAGATTTGTTGGATTGATAAAGGATTAATTGAGGAGCTAACAGTCTTTATGATTGATTGGTTTTAGTAATTTGTCATTCGGAAATGGTAAACTTTTAATCTgagagaatttgctgcttttctgtgttttatgtcgTAGtgaattaaatatgtttttggtTTCGAAGGGTG
It includes:
- the LOC143325227 gene encoding uncharacterized protein LOC143325227 isoform X1, translating into MGGQAKGKKKNKPKRKDNRPNKDAGFVGLTPQERMKVRMHEKAKKKSAEKYSVQQLLEKTEEYMDTFDFEMAGLFCQRALDVDSNNLQALDMLGNICSELGDTQKAKEVFLRAVELSPDVGHSKYMYLGQIHTGQEAVDYYTRGIQVLLSALDKQAQSTQAQARAAAPPDENPELPTAKDVCIAYCSIAEIYLSDLCMEEGAGDKCREFIERALQYHYDNPEALQLMASYLFSTERNQEGREYLLKSVGLWLPAQKQSAASSSTEQEMQNDIPPYESRITTAKLLIESEEYEMAVDVLEGLLEEDDEVVQVWYLSGWVCYLQFEKAKEQQEREGREATEEEKEEWKALKEAARSYLTSAKKLYSKLRCDDQPMLEHAEQLLAELGGELEGDEGVPVMDDDYEPCSDEEEDDADAPMEH
- the LOC143325227 gene encoding uncharacterized protein LOC143325227 isoform X2, translating into MGGQAKGKKKNKPKRKDNRPNKDAGFVGLTPQERMKVRMHEKAKKKSAEKYSVQQLLEKTEEYMDTFDFEMAGLFCQRALDVDSNNLQALDMLGNICSELGDTQKAKEVFLRAVELSPDVGHSKYMYLGQIHTGQEAVDYYTRGIQVLLSALDKQAQSTAQARAAAPPDENPELPTAKDVCIAYCSIAEIYLSDLCMEEGAGDKCREFIERALQYHYDNPEALQLMASYLFSTERNQEGREYLLKSVGLWLPAQKQSAASSSTEQEMQNDIPPYESRITTAKLLIESEEYEMAVDVLEGLLEEDDEVVQVWYLSGWVCYLQFEKAKEQQEREGREATEEEKEEWKALKEAARSYLTSAKKLYSKLRCDDQPMLEHAEQLLAELGGELEGDEGVPVMDDDYEPCSDEEEDDADAPMEH